A genomic segment from Sphingopyxis sp. DBS4 encodes:
- a CDS encoding alpha/beta hydrolase translates to MIKFLIVAVLLLLFFGGGAKAVVAGGAKSLDMADKLLGSGGGARLLLAGQVYGNGPRQTLDIWAPDHAQQGDRLPVIVFFYGGGWNSGERASYGFVGRALAQKGFVVVIPDYRLTPKAHWPDFLEDSAAAVAWTHRYIDGLAGDPDRIALMGHSAGAYNAVMLALDPTWLRAAKSDPAILRGVAGLAGPYDFLPMEKGGLAEKAMGKVKPAEKTQPIAYARGDAPPLWLASGDEDATVRPRNSQNLAAAIEKAGGSATLRLYPGIGHTGIVMALSAPFRSRGPVLDEASDFLRGVTGRRVEAAR, encoded by the coding sequence TTGATCAAATTCCTCATCGTGGCGGTGCTCCTGCTGCTTTTCTTCGGTGGCGGCGCGAAGGCGGTGGTCGCGGGCGGCGCGAAATCGCTCGACATGGCCGACAAGCTGCTCGGCTCGGGCGGCGGCGCGCGGCTGCTGCTCGCGGGGCAAGTCTATGGCAACGGCCCGCGGCAGACGCTCGACATCTGGGCGCCCGACCATGCGCAGCAGGGCGACCGGCTGCCGGTGATCGTCTTCTTCTATGGCGGCGGCTGGAACAGCGGCGAGCGCGCGAGCTATGGCTTCGTCGGCCGCGCGCTCGCGCAGAAGGGTTTCGTCGTCGTCATTCCCGACTATCGCCTGACGCCCAAGGCGCATTGGCCCGATTTCCTGGAAGACAGCGCCGCGGCGGTCGCCTGGACGCATCGCTATATCGATGGCCTTGCGGGCGATCCCGACCGCATCGCGCTGATGGGCCATTCGGCGGGCGCCTATAACGCGGTGATGCTCGCGCTCGATCCGACCTGGCTGCGCGCGGCGAAGAGCGATCCGGCGATCCTGCGCGGCGTCGCGGGGCTGGCCGGTCCCTATGATTTCCTGCCGATGGAAAAGGGCGGACTTGCCGAAAAGGCGATGGGCAAGGTGAAGCCGGCGGAGAAGACGCAGCCCATCGCCTATGCGCGCGGCGATGCCCCGCCCCTGTGGCTGGCGAGCGGCGACGAAGATGCGACGGTGCGCCCGCGCAACAGCCAGAACCTCGCCGCCGCGATCGAGAAGGCGGGCGGTTCGGCGACGCTGCGCCTCTATCCCGGCATCGGGCACACCGGCATCGTCATGGCGCTGTCGGCGCCC
- a CDS encoding diacylglycerol kinase family protein, with translation MTSAFSRPALICNSESGSHDPAIREAIEEVCRAAGKPIAATFALPDEEIPDTAALRAKGIDLLLVWTGDGTINAAATKAAGWDGAILPLPGGTLNLLSKALHGDRPAPEILADALGGRVRRRPVPIVRSESGTAFITIVAGPATRWAEVRETMRQDGIVEASRAAPDALETMLNAPGVRIAGQDKTYPAIILTPTETGLRADGILTEGSMDVLRHGLAWLGGDFRDGPSEEVARAETIILESDAPISLEYDGELAETLSPARFALGMSAVDFVATA, from the coding sequence ATGACCAGCGCATTTTCCCGCCCCGCCCTGATCTGCAACAGCGAGAGCGGCAGCCACGATCCCGCGATCCGCGAGGCCATCGAAGAGGTCTGCCGGGCGGCGGGCAAACCAATCGCCGCGACCTTCGCCTTGCCCGACGAGGAGATTCCCGACACCGCGGCTCTCCGCGCAAAGGGCATCGACCTGCTGCTCGTGTGGACCGGCGACGGCACGATCAACGCCGCCGCGACGAAGGCCGCGGGCTGGGACGGCGCGATCCTGCCGCTGCCCGGCGGGACGCTGAACCTGCTCTCCAAGGCGCTGCACGGCGACCGGCCCGCGCCCGAGATCCTAGCCGACGCGCTCGGCGGCAGGGTGCGGCGGCGGCCAGTCCCCATCGTCCGGTCGGAGAGCGGCACCGCCTTCATCACCATCGTCGCGGGGCCCGCGACGCGCTGGGCCGAGGTGCGCGAAACGATGCGGCAGGACGGAATCGTCGAGGCCAGCCGCGCCGCGCCCGACGCGCTGGAGACGATGCTGAATGCGCCGGGGGTCCGCATCGCGGGGCAGGACAAGACCTATCCCGCGATCATTCTGACCCCCACCGAGACCGGCCTTCGCGCCGACGGCATATTGACCGAAGGCAGCATGGACGTGCTCCGCCACGGCCTCGCCTGGCTAGGCGGCGATTTCCGCGACGGGCCGAGCGAGGAGGTCGCGCGCGCGGAGACGATCATCCTCGAAAGCGACGCGCCGATCAGCCTCGAATATGACGGCGAACTCGCCGAGACGCTGTCGCCCGCGCGCTTCGCGCTGGGGATGAGCGCGGTCGATTTCGTCGCGACGGCATGA
- a CDS encoding metallophosphoesterase — protein MIRLFHASDLHFGLEDPAALGWFADCVRREAPAAVLITGDLTMRARSHEFAAACDWIGALGAPVTVEVGNHDLPYFNPFARFFRPYARIRRIERLVERELDLAEVAVVPLKTTARAQARLDWSKGWVTRAALARTLAAIDALPRATAALVTAHHPLVEAGTKGRALTRGGEAALTALAARGVAAVLTGHVHDAFDLVKQTPAGPIRMIGAGTLSKRIRSTPPSFNELMIADDRIDVRVRNLAHVPTPAMQIDDVPPDALPPREPGEPVAPVGAVPPVDPPVH, from the coding sequence ATGATCCGGCTGTTCCACGCCAGCGACCTGCATTTCGGGCTGGAGGATCCCGCCGCGCTCGGCTGGTTCGCCGATTGCGTGCGCCGCGAGGCGCCGGCGGCGGTGCTGATCACCGGCGACCTGACGATGCGCGCGCGATCGCATGAATTCGCTGCTGCCTGCGACTGGATCGGCGCGCTGGGTGCGCCGGTGACGGTCGAGGTCGGCAACCACGACCTGCCCTATTTCAACCCCTTCGCGCGCTTCTTTCGCCCCTATGCGCGGATTCGCCGGATCGAGCGGCTTGTCGAGCGCGAGCTCGACCTGGCCGAGGTCGCGGTCGTGCCGCTCAAGACCACCGCGCGCGCGCAGGCACGGCTCGACTGGTCGAAAGGCTGGGTGACCCGTGCGGCGCTGGCGAGGACGCTCGCCGCGATCGACGCCTTGCCCAGGGCGACCGCGGCCCTCGTCACCGCGCATCATCCGCTCGTCGAAGCGGGAACGAAAGGCCGCGCTCTGACCCGCGGCGGCGAGGCGGCGCTGACCGCGCTCGCCGCGCGCGGGGTCGCCGCGGTGCTTACCGGCCACGTCCACGACGCCTTCGACCTCGTGAAGCAGACCCCGGCCGGCCCGATCCGCATGATCGGCGCGGGCACTCTGTCAAAGCGCATCCGGTCGACCCCGCCAAGCTTCAACGAGCTCATGATTGCGGACGACCGGATCGACGTGCGCGTCCGCAACCTCGCGCATGTCCCGACCCCCGCGATGCAGATCGACGATGTCCCGCCCGACGCGCTGCCGCCGCGCGAGCCCGGCGAGCCGGTCGCCCCCGTCGGCGCGGTGCCACCGGTCGATCCGCCGGTGCATTGA
- a CDS encoding phosphotransferase family protein, giving the protein MSFPTTPEAMSPGWLAERLGQSADALRGFSVAKVGTGQMCDSFRLTLDWVHGIDAPATVVAKCPSHDEASRNIAKLTGTYVKEVSWYRELAAGSGVAAPHCYHAEIAGDDVDFVLLLADLAPARQGDQLTGLGLDGLAPCIDAAAGLHALLWNDPRLDTLPWLARDNSDVIRALFPQFYTGFRERYAERLAPEVLDLGAGIVEQIDAYLARQSAARTIVHGDLRIDNILFAPGGARCWLVDWQTLGRGSGASDLAYLIGTSIADPAERAAADRPAFDQWLAALRRHGIAPDEAGLWDDYRVGALSGYFMAVFASMSVERTTRGDEMFAVMAERPARQALMLGSLDLI; this is encoded by the coding sequence ATGAGCTTTCCGACGACGCCGGAGGCGATGAGCCCGGGCTGGCTGGCGGAAAGACTGGGACAGAGCGCCGACGCGCTCCGCGGCTTCAGCGTCGCCAAGGTCGGCACCGGCCAGATGTGCGACAGCTTCCGCCTGACGCTCGACTGGGTGCACGGCATCGACGCGCCCGCCACCGTCGTCGCCAAATGTCCGAGCCACGACGAGGCAAGCCGCAACATCGCCAAGCTCACCGGCACCTATGTCAAGGAGGTAAGCTGGTATCGCGAACTCGCGGCGGGGAGCGGGGTCGCGGCGCCGCACTGTTACCATGCCGAGATTGCGGGCGACGATGTCGATTTCGTGCTGCTCCTCGCCGACCTCGCCCCCGCGCGGCAGGGCGATCAGCTCACCGGGCTGGGGCTCGACGGCCTCGCGCCGTGCATCGACGCCGCCGCCGGGCTGCACGCGCTGCTCTGGAACGATCCGCGGCTCGATACGCTGCCGTGGCTCGCGCGCGACAATAGCGACGTGATCCGCGCGCTCTTCCCGCAATTCTATACCGGGTTTCGCGAGCGCTACGCCGAGCGCCTCGCGCCCGAAGTGCTCGACCTCGGCGCGGGGATCGTCGAACAGATCGATGCCTATCTCGCGCGCCAGAGCGCGGCGCGGACGATCGTCCACGGCGACCTCCGGATCGACAATATCCTGTTCGCGCCGGGCGGCGCGCGCTGCTGGCTCGTCGACTGGCAGACGCTGGGGCGCGGCAGCGGCGCGAGCGATCTCGCCTATCTGATCGGCACCAGCATCGCCGACCCCGCCGAGCGCGCCGCCGCCGACCGCCCCGCCTTCGACCAGTGGCTCGCGGCGCTGCGCCGGCATGGCATCGCCCCCGACGAGGCGGGGCTGTGGGACGATTATCGCGTCGGCGCCCTCAGCGGCTATTTCATGGCGGTCTTCGCGTCGATGAGCGTCGAGCGCACCACGCGCGGAGACGAAATGTTCGCGGTGATGGCCGAACGCCCCGCGCGACAGGCGCTGATGCTGGGGAGTCTGGACCTGATATGA